One window from the genome of Alosa alosa isolate M-15738 ecotype Scorff River chromosome 15, AALO_Geno_1.1, whole genome shotgun sequence encodes:
- the bcl9l gene encoding B-cell CLL/lymphoma 9-like protein — protein MHPENKLTTNGKQVVSSSETQISDANQQQGLGTKGVGIGSHGVKTNQVSPGLNSVGPSGVGGGVTMLKTKTKRERAISMDAGDLRDSLEPDAKDGVMRSKRRCVLEKKQPYSGDEWCSGGDTEEDEDKPNMAVHRERMITGTCGTAGVGGQSSAPPAGYAFSSGGLRSDLPRPAQQVVYVFTTSLANSAAEAVIHGHTDSILMFHQQNVPRTKLDQCLPAMRKLPSLPEQLSSRSTPPMGTLKSQNDTPRPASVGGAIGTQVTGSSSSSVQPQEADLPVQQPLDGPSSSHQPLQGSAGPPAGDVTGPGGAEGVGNMAHPSAGVSPTSSTSVLPAHLQGEGPQRLSKEQLEHRERSLQTLRDIERLLLRSGVSGGSGDLEGPNGNPGAIHSNSININNNNNTNNNGRTQEGSESTKNAENMNNNNLPLDMSEVGTLKKYEEPLQSIMSQTQNLGGSRLDDPAIGPHLGLPTQQHHHMSSPPELDLGLLQDHDGLTPEQMAWRKLQEEYYQEKRRQQEMHPHSHPQHYRMMAEMGMPRGPHLMMRGPPPPYHSKSDEQWGPAPLMGGGMGSNPRLIDIHQDGSQGPRFVGQMQRGPSGTRGYPVSPGRVLTMEGLGLQRSGMGWVEDLPLNIGGGRSLLHGCYPPGGPSQHLHGDPERQLMREEVLRIMEKRQLQRLEQERLAVLQQQQQQEGMGQSRLLNNTGRPSLPNQVVGIGPHGDTMDFPHSQAIMHSPLGRVREGDGPSLRDLGESPLSTHLIMNVNLNAHEQQVLAQKLRGVNRVGEVLSPEDISRLRAGQNGRGGASKAVITGPEGPVQFSNQRFCGGQSERSYLKQTDQANFGPDQQGTTLGSSSHLSHMPLDTGPRGSDSCPRHPSNLSVNVNSMGSPTMAPPHPLKSPSIGPEPSPLMPSPSASVLKSPTPVSTTSPSHPHLPAASRAGTPSSTSMKSPQMIGTTSLGMHSPSGSPGHQKSPVMNMASPSWTTSPKTSMPSPGRPPNGKGMGNGTSNSETGPTLPPKSSNSTVTSQPSSLNSSMPFTSSPDAPPSQNPLSLIMSQMSKYAMSSSAPLYHEAIKTISTSDDEMMPDRPLLPGVNMEGTHHPSPQMLLSSQSGMGPPGSPQSPIGMLLQGQQQLSHGPPGSMLSSPNLMSMSGMNSGIVGGAGGLSGGIGPCNASLHPQNQMMGFPRMQAPSQGPPHSPVGALSQHYSQHPDDMLPPQQFHLLGKGLPHQQPTHPSDSFLSMRMSDGPDLSDVIRPSHTGIPEFDLSRIIPSDKPSSTLQYFPKSEGMSQPQPNSHHGQAMQQPPPTQLLKQLSSGPHHSNAASSNPHIANLQNMMAEQQLSIHPSHYGIRAGMPQSGGRGMVVGPMNHPGHMMVRTGLGPQQQQQYHQQQQQVMMSNSLQHHPSHPHPSMMSPQQQHTHNLMAQQSLMMMQAKQRGMSIPGEQLGQQGPLMSPQGLIMAPSHPGMMGPQSLRQRGMSLNSPLGYAPGNIHNMPF, from the exons GAGAGCGTATGATCACTGGTACTTGCGGTACTGCTGGTGTTGGAGGGCAGTCATCTGCTCCTCCTGCAGGATATGCTTTTAGTTCAGGGGGCCTCCGATCTGACCTGCCCCGTCCTGCTCAACAAGTGGTGTATGTTTTCACCACCAGCCTAGCCAATAG CGCTGCTGAGGCAGTAATTCATGGCCACACAGACTCGATACTCATGTTTCACCAGCAAAATGTCCCTCGTACAAAGCTGGATCAG TGTCTGCCAGCAATGAGGAAGCTGCCCAGTTTACCAGAACAACTCAGCTCCAGAAGCACACCACCCATGGGAACACTGAAATCTCAAAATGACACTCCAAGGCCAGCATCTGTTGGAGGGGCAATTGGTACACAGGTCACAGGTAGCTCATCATCGAGTGTGCAACCTCAAGAGGCTGACCTGCCAGTCCAACAACCTCTGGATGGTCCTTCCAGTTCGCATCAGCCTTTGCAAGGCAGTGCTGGTCCACCAGCTGGAGATGTAACAGGGCCTGGGGGAGCAGAGGGTGTGGGGAACATGGCCCACCCTAGTGCTGGTGTCTCTCCCACTTCTAGTACCTCAGTGCTGCCAGCACATCTCCAGGGTGAAGGGCCACAGCGATTGTCCAAGGAGCAGCTGGAGCACCGGGAGCGCTCTCTGCAAACACTCAGAGACATTGAGCGACTACTGCTCCGCAGTGGTGTCAGTGGAGGCTCAGGAGACCTGGAAGGGCCAAATGGTAACCCTGGTGCCATCCACAGCAACAGCATcaacataaacaacaataacaatactaACAACAATGGCAGAACGCAAGAGGGAAGTGAGAGCACTAAGAATGCTGAGAACATGAACAATAATAATCTTCCTCTTGATATGTCTGAAGTAGgtactttaaaaaaatatgaggaGCCCCTGCAGTCGATTATGTCTCAAACACAGAATCTTGGGGGATCCAGACTTGATGATCCTGCTATAGGGCCCCACCTGGGCTTGCCAacccagcagcaccaccacatGTCCTCACCACCAGAACTGGACTTGGGGCTGCTGCAGGACCATGATGGGCTGACGCCAGAGCAGATGGCATGGAGGAAGCTTCAGGAGGAGTACTACCAGGAGAAGCGTCGACAACAGGAAATGCACCCACACTCACATCCCCAGCACTACCGCATGATGGCAGAGATGGGCATGCCCAGGGGTCCACACCTCATGATGAGGGGTCCTCCCCCACCATACCACAGCAAATCAGACGAGCAGTGGGGCCCTGCACCTCTGATGGGTGGAGGTATGGGAAGTAACCCTCGGTTAATCGATATCCACCAGGATGGGTCTCAAGGCCCAAGATTTGTGGGACAGATGCAGAGAGGCCCATCGGGGACAAGGGGCTATCCTGTTAGCCCTGGGAGAGTTTTGACCATGGAGGGTCTTGGACTTCAAAGGTCTGGAATGGGCTGGGTGGAGGACTTGCCACTCAATATTGGTGGTGGTAGGTCACTGTTGCATGGATGCTACCCACCTGGTGGTCCATCTCAACACCTACATGGTGACCCAGAGCGACAACTTATGCGTGAAGAGGTACTCCGCATCATGGAAAAGAGGCAGCTGCAGAGGCTCGAGCAAGAGCGGCTTGCCgtactgcagcagcagcagcagcaggaaggAATGGGACAGTCACGGTTATTAAACAACACAGGAAGGCCGAGTCTCCCTAACCAAGTTGTTGGTATCGGCCCCCATGGTGACACCATGGATTTCCCACACTCACAAGCCATAATGCACTCTCCCCTTGGCAGGGTAAGAGAAGGAGATGGGCCCTCCCTAAGAGATCTTGGAGAATCTCCTTTAAGCACTCATCTAATCATGAATGTCAACTTGAACGCACACGAACAGCAGGTGCTTGCACAGAAACTGCGAGGAGTTAATCGTGTAGGAGAAGTTTTAAGCCCAGAAGATATTTCCCGTCTTAGAGCTGGGCAGAATGGTCGCGGTGGTGCAAGTAAAGCTGTGATTACTGGACCAGAGGGTCCTGTGCAATTTTCTAACCAAAGATTTTGTGGGGGACAATCAGAGAGGTCCTACCTAAAGCAAACTGATCAAGCAAATTTTGGGCCAGATCAGCAGGGAACTACTCTAGGCAGCTCATCCCACCTAAGCCACATGCCTCTAGATACAGGCCCCAGGGGGTCTGACTCCTGTCCTCGTCATCCATCCAACCTGTCAGTCAATGTTAATTCCATGGGCTCCCCAACGATGGCCCCACCTCATCCACTCAAGTCCCCTTCCATTGGCCCAGAGCCATCACCCCTTAtgccctctccctctgcttCGGTACTGAAGTCTCCCACCCCAGTCTCCACCACTAGTCCCTCTCATCCACATCTTCCTGCTGCATCTAGGGCAGGCACTCCATCCTCAACCTCCATGAAGTCACCGCAGATGATTGGCACCACATCCCTTGGCATGCATTCTCCCTCTGGCTCACCAGGACACCAAAAATCCCCTGTAATGAACATGGCCTCTCCCAGTTGGACCACATCCCCAAAGACCAGTATGCCCAGTCCTGGACGACCCCCTAATGGGAAGGGCATGGGCAATGGAACGAGCAACTCTGAAACAG GTCCAACTCTGCCTCCAAAGAGTTCAAACTCAACAGTAACTAGCCAACCCAGCTCACTGAATTCCAGCATGCCCTTCACATCCTCTCCAGATGCCCCTCCATCCCAGAATCCCCTGTCGTTGATCATGTCTCAGATGTCCAAATACGCCATGTCTAGCTCCGCTCCTCTGTACCATGAAGCAATAAAGACCATTTCCACCTCTGATGATGAGATGATGCCAGACAGGCCCCTTCTGCCAGGCGTTAACATGGAAG GAACCCACCATCCATCCCCTCAGATGCTCCTCTCTTCCCAGAGTGGCATGGGCCCACCTGGCAGCCCACAAAGTCCCATTGGGATGTTGCTGCAAGGACAGCAGCAGCTTTCCCATGGTCCTCCAGGGTCCATGTTGTCCTCCCCTAATCTTATGAGCATGTCAGGTATGAACTCTGGTATTGTGGGTGGTGCAGGGGGGCTCTCTGGAGGGATAGGGCCATGCAATGCCTCATTGCATCCTCAAAACCAGATGATGGGCTTTCCTCGCATGCAGGCTCCATCTCAAGGCCCTCCACACTCCCCAGTTGGGGCACTGTCCCAGCATTACAGCCAGCACCCTGATGATATGCTCCCTCCCCAACAATTTCATTTGCTGGGGAAAGGATTACCTCACCAGCAGCCTACCCATCCCTCAGACTCCTTCCTCTCAATGCGCATGAGCGACGGTCCAGATCTGAGTGATGTAATCCGCCCTTCGCACACTGGCATTCCTGAATTTGACCTATCTCGTATCATTCCCTCTGACAAACCTAGCAGCACCTTACAGTACTTCCCAAAGAGTGAGGGGATGTCCCAGCCTCAGCCGAACTCTCACCATGGCCAGGCCATGCAGCAGCCCCCTCCCACACAGCTTCTGAAGCAGCTCTCCTCTGGTCCTCACCACAGCAATGCAGCTTCATCCAACCCCCACATTGCCAACCTTCAAAACATGATGGCAGAACAACAGCTCTCAATTCATCCCTCACACTATGGTATCCGTGCAGGAATGCCCCAGAGTGGAGGGAGAGGTATGGTTGTGGGACCTATGAACCACCCTGGACATATGATGGTCAGGACAGGCCTGgggccccagcagcagcaacaatatcaccaacagcaacagcaggtCATGATGTCTAATAGCCTCCAACACCACCCATCCCACCCACATCCCAGTATGATGTCCCCacaacagcagcacacacacaacttaatGGCCCAGCAGAGCCTGATGATGATGCAGGCAAAGCAAAGGGGGATGTCCATTCCAGGGGAACAGCTCGGGCAGCAGGGCCCACTGATGTCCCCACAGGGTCTTATTATGGCCCCCTCGCACCCTGGAATGATGGGACCTCAGTCTCTCAGACAGAGGGGAATGTCTTTGAACAGTCCTTTGGGCTATGCACCTGGAAATATACATAACATGCCCTTCTGA